A stretch of Oncorhynchus mykiss isolate Arlee chromosome 12, USDA_OmykA_1.1, whole genome shotgun sequence DNA encodes these proteins:
- the LOC110537510 gene encoding microfibrillar-associated protein 3-like translates to MSHTQAHSYTLITKCVCMIITQLFASGHAEEMTKDGKQNRSLVSIHYLASLPTLRDIIVKEGASTLIECNVTGKPDYIQWYNSKGHVLDAEEGGGKWLIQDKGVLNITTVSFEDRGRYTCIASSSAGTSNYTITLRVAYVHSGLGLYYVIVCLIAFTITMILNVTRLCMVSSHLKKTEKAINEFFRTEGAEKLQKAYEIAKRIPIITSAKTMEWAKVTQLKTMEFARHMEELARSVPLPQTILSCRAFVEEVMETVHTSVGATSIQKAIEPANPEGRGKTCEVQMSAEQQGPAAHGREDDVDGTIENSLDIEVSVHPMSKCEDEKWAEGDEVSVPMLGPCSSGSVAYESCI, encoded by the exons ATGTCACATACACAAGCACACAGCTACACACTGATTAcaaagtgtgtgtgcatgatcATCACACAACTCTTTGCCTCTGGACATGCAGAAGAAATGACAAAAGATGGAAAACAGAACCGTTCTCTGGTATCCATCCACTACCTTGCCAGTTTACCTACTCTCCGGGATATCATAGTGAAAGAGGGAGCCAGCACTCTGATTGAGTGCAATGTCACTGGAAAGCCAGATTACATTCAGTGGTACAATTCCAAAGGGCACGTTCTGGATGCGGAAGAGGGAG GTGGGAAATGGCTGATTCAGGACAAGGGCGTTTTAAATATCACAACGGTCAGTTTTGAAGACCGAGGCCGATACACCTGCATAGCCTCCAGCTCGGCAGGGACCTCCAACTACACCATCACCTTACGGGTGGCCTACGTCCACAGCGGCCTGGGCCTGTACTACGTCATTGTGTGTCTCATCGCCTTCACCATCACCATGATCCTCAATGTCACGCGCCTCTGCATGGTCAGCAGTCACCTGAAGAAAACGGAGAAGGCCATCAACGAGTTCTTCCGCACCGAGGGAGCTGAGAAGCTCCAGAAGGCCTACGAGATAGCCAAGCGCATCCCCATCATCACCTCAGCCAAGACCATGGAGTGGGCCAAGGTCACCCAGCTCAAGACCATGGAGTTTGCCCGCCACATGGAGGAGCTGGCCCGCAGTGTGCCACTTCCCCAGACCATCCTCAGTTGCAGGGCCTTTGTGGAGGAGGTTATGGAGACGGTGCACACCTCGGTGGGGGCGACAAGCATCCAGAAAGCTATAGAGCCAGCCAACCCAGAGGGGAGAGGTAAAACCTGTGAGGTCCAGATGTCAGCAGAGCAGCAGGGTCCAGCAGCACATGGCAGAGAGGATGATGTTGATGGTACCATTGAAAACAGCCTGGACATTGAGGTGTCTGTACACCCTATGTCCAAGTGTGAGGATGAGAAGTGGGCTGAAGGGGATGAGGTGTCTGTACCCATGCTGGGGCCATGCTCCAGTGGGAGTGTGGCTTATGAAAGTTGCATTTAG
- the LOC110537511 gene encoding protein FAM114A2, with product MSDSEAPGDPAGCSEVAETEAPPLQTSTVTPPDSAPQTLPGESTTHDSTDVPPTRNGRKTRKRPDPKPPVEVHKTQEEKPKVDGEPAKTSSESTVVQGGWGYWGSWGKSIMSTASATVATVGQGITQVIEKAETSLGIPSPTELSAQIGEEDKQEGEPSNETDKGEGDGALAMGSAIGMFSSLSSVVQSTGKTVLTGGLDALEFIGKKTMNVIAEGDPGYKKTKGLMNRTNTLSRVLREAKEREEQETAKEMSSDTENKAHYGMLFDEFQGLSHLEALEILSRESESKVKSVLTTLSGEELDQLKEDLELIKEPFSLVEFEEEEVNEKKDEDGAEFLRELTGALDGLHISTTSDKLRKVSKNACDQIAQMTKLIKEEGNEEEVAKTYTVEDVHSLAIRNLAELTARSIEQFHKVAETILFCTSQELTTLEQAKILSQITIVLCKEISLLSKKFTSCLTTIGSNKKGDVLNPLITGVFLEASNSASYIQDAFQLLMPVLEVSHIQRSADSTQQ from the exons ATGTCAGACAGCGAAGCCCCTGGTGACCCTGCTGGGTGTTCAGAGGTCGCAGAGACAGAGGCCCCACCACTGCAGACCTCCACTGTTACGCCACCAGACAGTGCTCCACAGACACTACCTGGAGAGAGCACCACACATGACTCCACAGATGTCCCCCCAACCAGGAACGGAAGGAAAACCAGGAAGAGACCAGATCCAAAACCTCCAGTTGAAGTCCACAAGACTCAGGAGGAGAAACCTAAAGTAGATGGAGAGCCAGCCAAG acatCCAGTGAGTCAACAGTAGTCCAGGGAGGATGGGGCTACTGGGGGAGCTGGGGAAAGTCCATCATGTCAACGGCCTCGGCCACTGTGGCCACTGTAG GTCAAGGAATCACCCAGGTTATTGAGAAGGCAGAGACTTCTCTGGGAATCCCCAGCCCCACAGAGCTGTCTGCACAGATTGGAGAGGAGGACAAACAAGAGG GTGAACCCAGTAATGAGACTGATAAAGGGGAAGGAGATGGCGCATTGGCTATGGGAAGCGCCATTGGAATGTTCTCATCCCTCAGCAGTGTTGTTCAAAGCACC GGGAAAACGGTCCTAACAGGGGGTTTAGATGCCTTGGAGTTCATAGGCAAGAAGACCATGAATGTCATAGCAGAGGGAGATCCAGGGTACAAGAAAACAAAGGGTCTGATGAACAGGACTAACACTCTTTCTCGG GTCTTACGGGAggccaaggagagagaggagcaggaaaCAGCCAAGGAGATGTCCTCCGACACAGAAAATAAGGCCCATTACGGAATGCTGTTCGATGAATTCCAGGGCCTATCCCACCTGGAAGCTCTGGAGATTCTCTCCAGGGAGAGTGAGTCAAAG GTAAAGTCTGTTCTGACCACTCTGTCTGGAGAGGAGCTGGACCAACTTAAAGAGGACCTGGAGCTCATAAAGGAACCCTTCTCTCTGGTGGagtttgaggaggaggaggtgaacgAAAAGAAAG ATGAAGATGGCGCTGAGTTTCTGAGGGAATTAACAGGGGCCCTGGATGGACTACACATATCCACAACATCTGACAAACTTCGCAAG GTGAGTAAGAATGCATGTGACCAGATTGCCCAAATGACCAAACTCATAAAGGAAGAAGGGAATGAAGAGGAAGTGGCAAAAACCTATACTGTTGAg GATGTCCACTCGTTGGCCATCAGAAACCTGGCTGAGCTCACAGCCAGATCCATAGAGCAGTTCCACAAAGTGGCCGAGACGATTCTATTCTGTACCAGCCAGGAGCTCACCACTCTGGAGCAGGCCAAAATCCTCTCGCA AATAACAATTGTTTTGTGTAAAGAGATATCATTACTTTCCAAGAAGTTCACCTCCTGTTTAACTACAATAGGG TCAAATAAAAAGGGAGATGTCCTCAATCCACTCATAACAGGAGTATTTTTGGAG GCTTCCAACAGTGCATCGTACATCCAGGATGCCTTCCAGCTCCTCATGCCTGTATTGGAGGTGTCCCACATTCAAAGGAGTGCTGACTCTACCCAACAGTGA